The following is a genomic window from Flavobacterium sp..
AGATTTTGCTTTAAAGGATAATAGAATAAAGGTTTTTAAGAAAGAAAATGGTCAAATAGTTGCGAAATCATTTAATTTCATTTTACCACATTTAAATGGGGAGTATTTTTATTACTCTTCACAAGACGATCTTTTTTCTAGCGATTTAATTGAAAATATGGTAAAGAGACAGAATGAGACTTTTGCAGATACTGTTTTGCCAGATTTAGAATATTATTTCGAAAATAAAAAAGTGAATAAAAAGATTATAGGTTTAAATTTGGATAGAAGTGTAATTTTATCAGGAGAGCAAGCGTTAATAGAATCTTTAAATTGGAATATTCATGGTTTTGCTTTATTTAAAAAGAGCTTAATGAATAGTGAATTTTTTCCTGAAGATGCTTTTGATTCAGACGAGTTTATAACTAGAAAATTGTTTTCAAAAAGTAATAAAGTTGTTTTTTCTTCAGGGACTTTTTTTTACAGACAAGATAATTTAAAAGCAATTACAAAAATATTTTCTAAGAAAAATTTTTATGTTCTAAACACTTTAGAAAAGTTGTATCATTTATTAAAAGAAAATAAAATAGATAAAAAGTATGTATATGAAACACAATTTAATTTTTTGCGTGTTTACATGAAATTAGCTAGTATATATAGTTTTTATAATTTTAAAACAGAAACAGATAAAACTGAAATAAAATTATTTTTGTCATCATTCAAAAAGACGAATTTTAACACAAATTTTTATTCAGAGAATATTATTTACGCCGTAAAAAATGCAAAAGTAAAATTTATATTATTTTTAATGATATTTAGAATACCATTGCTCTTTAATATTGTTTTAAATTTATATTCAAAGAAGTATAAAAAGCAATTTCAATAAATTTTAAAGACTTTTAAACTTAACTTTTATTCCAAATAAAAAAAGTTTGAAAAGTAAGATAAAGTTTCTAGCTTTAAAAAATTTATACATTTCAAATCGTATTCTTCCAAGTAATAGTTGATGTTCTTTTTTTGATTTATTTAATTGATAAGCATTATTTAAAATTTTCAAAGTTGATAGATTCAGTTGCTTTGTTTTTGAGTTGTTTTTAAATAAAAAATGAGCACTTAATGAGTTTGGCGTTTCTCTTTTACATGCCAATACTTTATCAATATATTCAAAATCAAATACTCTTGCGGCTCTAACCCATAAATCTAAATCCTCATAGGCTAAATTTTCATCATAATAATTTAATTTTTCAAAAACTGATTTCTTAATCATTGATGAAACCGAACAAATTTTAGTTGTTCTTGCGATAACCATTTTGTATATGTCGCCACTTTCTGGATGGTCTTCTTCTGTGTAATAATTCCTTATAGAATTTCCGTTTTCATCGATTTCAATTAAATTTCCGTATACAATTCCAAGGTTTTTATACTTTGAATTTTGAAAAGTTTTTATTTGGTTTTCAATGCAGTTAGGTAGTAAAATATCATCTGCAGCTAAATCGATAAAATAATCACCTTTAGCATGTTTTACTGCGTTATTAAAAGTTTTAGTATTTCCTAAATTAATTACATTTGGTATAAATAAAATGTTTGGGTGTTTTTTCAGCCAATTATCAATTACTTTTTTTGAATTATCCGTGCTACAATCGTCTGCTATAATAAGTTCAATATTGGTATAGGTTTGGTTCATAACCGAATCTAAAGCTTCTTCAACAAAAGGAGAATGATTATAAGAAAGGCAAATGACACTAACTAACGGAAAATTTTGCATATTTTAAACAGAAGAGTTTTATATTTGTTACGAAAGTAAATAATAACTATGATTGAGCAAAGTAAAAAATATAAAATTGCTATTGTTGCCTATAACTTAGATTCTGGGGGATTGGCAAAAGTGATTGAGAATGTTTTTCTTTTATTCAAAGTAATTAGTTTTTTTAATGTTGAATTATTATTATTAGATGACATTAAAAGCTCTAATCTGGATGGAAAAGTAGTCTATTTTGGAGATTTAGCAAACATAAAATCCTCCTTTTATAATAAAATTAATAAGTATATTCAATTTAATAAATATATTAAAAAACAGAATTTTGATTTTATTATTGATTTGCGCTACAGGATAAATCCTTTAACTGAGTTACTTATTGTAAAATTAATTTATCCAAAAACGAAATTAATTTATAATGTTCATAGTTCTAAACTAGAAACATATTTACCTAATAACACTTTTTTGACTAATTATTTATATGGTAAAGCGTATAAAACTGTATGTGGTGCAAAGGAAAATGAAAAGTTGGTTATTCAAAAGCACCATTTCAAAAACACCATAACTATTTATAATCCAATTGATTTTGAAGATATTAAAGTTAAGAAAGAGGAATCTATTGATTTTAATTTTGAATATATTTTAGCAGTTGGACGATTTGTTGAATTAAAGCAATTTTATGAACTAATTATAAGTTATGCAAACTCTATTTTACCTCAAAATCAGGTAAAGTTAGTACTTGTTGGTGAAGGAGAAGAACTTTTGAGATGTAAAGAATTAGTTTTGTCTTTAAATTTAAATGAAAATGTTGTATTTGTGGGGTTTTCTAATAATCCATATAAATATATGCAAAACGCTAAATTTTTAGTATTATGTAGTAAGTGTGAAGGATTTGGACTTGTTTTGGCAGAAGCTTTAGCTTGTATAACTCCAGTAATTAGTTTTGATTTAGTTTCGGGTCCAAATGAAATAATAGAGCATAGAAAAAATGGCTTGTTAGTGGAAAATCAAAATTTTGAAAAGCTTACAGAAGCAATAAATATATTGTTTTTAGATAAAGAACTATATACAACTTGTAAAATTAATGCGTTAGAAAGTGTACAAAAGTTTTCTTTTGAAGAAATTAAGAAAGAATGGTTAAATTTACTGCAAATACAAGAATAATGAAAGCCAAAATTATAAATATTCCAAAAATAGAAGATCCAAGAGGTAATTTATCCGTTATCGAAAAGGAAGTGGTTCCGTTTAAAATCAAACGTGTTTATTATTTGTATGATGTTCCAGCTGGCGCAGAGCGTGGAGGGCATGCACATAAAAAATTACAACAATTTTTAGTAGCGCTTGCTGGAAGTTTTGATGTAGTTTTAAACGATGGAAAAAACAAACAAACAATTACTTTAAATAAACCTTTTGAAGGCTTGTTAATAACAAACGGAATTTGGCGTGAATTGAAGAATTTTTCTTCGGGAGCGGTTTGTTTGGTAGTGGCTTCTGATGTGTTTGAAGAAGAAGATTACATTAGAGATTTTGAAGAGTTTTTAGCGATTTCGACTAATTAAATTTTCATAAACGTTTACTAAATCTGAAAAATGTTTTGCAAAGGTTTTTGTAACTAAATAATTTTGAATGTTGTTTTCTAATTCTGTTTTTAAACTTGGATTAGAAAGAAGTGCAATCATTTTTTCTTCTAATGCTTTCTGATTTTTGAAAGGATATGTCAAACCAACACAATTTTGTTCGATTTCATTTTTAATTCCAACTAAATCACTTATAATTATAGTTTTACCAAAGGATAAACTCTCTATTATTACATTGCCATACGCTTCTAAATATTCACTTGGAATTACCGAAAATTTCGAATTAGTATAAATAACTTGAAGCTCTTCACGAGACTTATTCCCTAAAAAAGAAACATTTTTCAAGTTGTTGTACATCGTAAAATTCTGAAGTTCTTCTAATTGATTTCCTTCACCAACAATCCATAATTGTTCATTTGGAAATTGTTTGGAAATATTCTGAAACGCTTTTAACAAGGTTAAAACTCCTTTTTCAGGAACCAAACGCCCAACAAACAAAATATAGTTTTCTTCTGAATTGGAGTTACGTTTAGGTTCAATTAATATTGGATTTGCAAGAGTTTGACCTTCTTTTTGAAAATGTTTAGCAATAAATTGTGTTAAATTTTCTGAAGGTGTTAAATAGTAATCAATGTGCTTTTTAATAATACTTTTGTGATACGACTGTTTAAAATGTAATAACGTATCAAACAAAATATTTCGTTTGGGTTGATGATGTAAAATACATTCTAAAGCGCTTTCATGTTTTAAAAGAACTTCGTTTTTATCATTCAACATATAGTTTTTTGGACAGATGTAATAATAATCTCGAAACGAGTACACAATTGGTATGCCTTTCAATTTTGCATATTCCATGAATTGCGGAGTTACTGGTGCTCCAATACTAAAGCAATGAATTATATCAGGTTTAAAGGCTTTAATTTCCTGAATAATTTCTGCTGTAATTTTTTTGTGGTAGAATTTTTCAATCCAATTGGTCTTGATTTTTTCTTTGCCAAACCATTTAAAAGTTAGGTTAGAATTATTTTTTTCGGCATACTGAATCAATTCATATAAATAATGTTCAACTCCACCAAGTCGATTCTCACTATTAAAATTATTGATAATCAGTATTTTCATCCAATATAAATTTTACTAAAATAAGTCAATCGAAACACATTGAAAACAAACAAAGACGGATTGTTTCCTTTAAGTTGATTCTCTAAAAATTTCCCAAAAACCGAATACAAAACAGCTAGTAAATACGTAATTTTAAAAGTATGTAACTTAGAAACTAAGTTAACCATTTTGCTGTATTCTTTTGTAATAAGTTGTTTTTTATATAGTAAGTGTAAATTATCTAACGAGTTCTTTGTTTTTTCAACATAAACTGCATTCGTGTCAATATCGTCATGTTGAACTGGATTATGAATATGTTTGATTTTAGTATTCATTTTTTGAAGTTCAAAAGAAAAAAGCGTATCATCATGACCATATTTTTTAAAAGAACTATCAAATTTAATGCGATTAAAAACCGATTTTTTTATCAAAGTATTATTGAACAAAGTCGCTCGACACACATTTTTATTTCTTTGGTCAACCGTTTGATCTTCCATGAATTTCCCATATTTCCAACGAAGTAATTGTTGTTTTGACGGTGCTTTTTCAGCGTGAATTCTTCCACCATATACTACTTCGTAATCAGGAATTTGATTAACGTAATTTTTTATGAAATTAGGAAAAGGTAATACACAATCGCCATCTAAAATTAGTAAATTTTCATATCGAGATTGACTAACTAAAATATTTTTATTTTCACGATAACCTACATTTTTCTTCAAAGAAACATAACTACAATGGGATAATAAATTGATTTTCTCGTTCTCTAAATTATGAATCGAATTTGAAGCATCGTCTTGCGTTAAAATCTCAAAATCTATTTCTAAATCAACACATTGTTGATGAATCTCTTTAACTAAATGCAAAAGATTGTAATGGTATATCGTTATTAAAATAGACAGCATTATACCGTTCTTTGAACCACTTCAAACATTTTACCGCCTTCAAATTTTAATGTTTTTGAAGGGTATTTTAAAACCAATGCATAATCATGAGTAGCCATTAAGATGGTTTTTCCGTTGGCATTAATTTTTCTTAGCACTTCCATAATCTCAACACTAGTTTGTGGATCTAAATTTCCAGTTGGTTCATCGGCTAAAATTAATTCAGGATCATTCAGTAAAGCTCTAGCAATTCCTATGCGTTGTTGTTCTCCGCCAGAAAGTTGGTGTGGCATTTTAGATGCAAAACCTTTCATGCCTACTTTGTCTAAAACTTCTTCGATTTTTACATCCATTTCTTCTTTAGCTGTCCAACCAGTTGCTTTTAAAACAAATAAAAGGTTTTCTTTTACGTTGCGGTCAGAAAGTAATTTGAAATCTTGGAACACTACACCTAATTTTCTTCTCAAATAGGGAATGTCATTTTCTTTTAAAGTATTTAAATCATAATCAACTACGCTACCTTCGCCTTCAATTAAAGCTAAATCAGCATATAACGTTTTTAAAAAACTACTTTTACCCGAACCGGTTCTTCCAATTAAGTATAGAAATTCGCCATGTTTTACTTCAATATTAACATCGGTTAAAACTGGATTTTTTTCTTGATAAATCGTTACGTTTTTTAAAGATAGAACTGATTGCGACATAAGTTAATTTTAATTTAAAAATGTAAAAGTAATAACTTAAACGGCTGTTTCAAAATTTAAAGTTAATTTCGATTAAAAATAGTAGTTTTGGTTGAAAACTATGTTTAAAAATTGTACAATAATATGTTAATAGCCTTCGTTATTACTTGTAATAAGACTTATATTTGGAACTTATAAATAACGAATCAAATGATAAAGTATTTAAAACTTTCTTTTTTAGTTGTTTTCTTTTCAGGAACACTTTTAGCCCAACAATCTTTTGTCTATACGCACGAATTGACAGAGTTTAATCGAGCAGTTGAATTATATAAAGATAAACAATATCAAGCAGCACAAATTTTATTCGACAAAGTAAAATCCAAAACCGATAATATGGAAGTTGAATCGGATTGTGCCTACTATTTTGCGAACTGTGCTATTCGTTTGGACCAAATAGGAGCAGATGTTTTGGTAGAAAGTTTTGTAGAAGATTATCCTACGAGTACAAAAACGAATCAAGCCTATATTGAAGTAGCGCATTATTATTTTGATCAAGGAAATTATCCAAAATCATTAGAATGGTTTGATAAAGCCGATTCAAATAATATGTCACAAGCCGAAAGAGAAAAATATAATTTCCAAAAAGGATATGCCTATTTCACAGCGAAAAACACAAAAGAAGCTACAAAATACTTTAATCAAGTAGTAAATTCAAAGACTTTTGGAAGTCAAGCGAAATACTATTTAGGTTACATGTCTTATGAAACCGATGATTATAAAAGTGCAAATCAATATTTCGATCAAGTTTCCGACCAAGAAAAGTACAAAGAAAAAATGGGGTATTTTCAAGCGGATATGAATTTCAAGCTTGGGAATTTCCAAAAAGCCATCGATTTAGGTTTGGAGCAATTACCAAAATCAAAAGGAGAAGAAAGAAGTGAATTGTCTAAAATCATTGGAGAGAGTTATTTTAATTTAAAACAATACGACAAAGCACTTCCTCATTTGTTAGCTTATAACGGGAAAAAAGGAAAATGGACGAATACCGATTTTTACCAATTAGGGTATACTTATTACCAACAAAAAGATTACGAAAATGCTATTTCGCAGTTCAATAAAATCATTGATGGGAATGATGGTGTCGCTCAAAATGCGTATTATCATTTGGCGGAAAGTTATTTAAAAACGGATAAAAAACAACAAGCATTAAATGCATTCAAAACAGCTTCTGAAATGGAGTTTGATTTAAAAATTCAAGAAGATGCCTATTTGAATTATACCAAATTGAGTTATGAAATAGGAAATCCATACAAATCGGTTCCTGAAATCATGAATGCTTATTTGGATAAGTATCCAAATTCACCTTATAAATCAGAGATTAATAACTTGTTGATTAGTTCTTATATCACATCCAAAAATTATAAAGAAGCACTTTCGTTATTAGAGAAAAATAAATCGCCAGAAAATAAATTAGCGTATCAAAAAGTAACATTTTACAGAGGTTTAGAATTGTATACCGATGGCGATTACAAAGGTGCTTATGCGTTATTTAAAAAAACGTTAGCTGAAAATAAAGATGCAAAATTCACAGCAAGAGCTACTTTTTGGAAAGCGGAAACCGAGTATAATTTAGACCAATTTGAAGAAGCAAAATTGAGTTTCAAGCAGTTTTTAAATTCATCTGAAGCTTCAAATACACCTGAATACGCAAATGCAAATTACAACTTAGCGTATTCGTATTTCAAGTTGAAAGAATATGAAAATGCAATTCAGTATTTCGATTCGTTTACCAAATCTATTAAAGATGATAAAATTCGATTAACAGATGCCTATTTACGTTTAGGTGATTGTAATTTCATGGCAGCAAAATATTGGCCAGCTATGGATGCCTACAACAAAGCGATAGACATGAAGAGTGTTGATGCTGATTATGCGGCATTTCAAAAAGGAATCAGCTATGGATTTGTAAGCAAACCCGATCGTAAAATTGAAGATTTAGAAAAATTCGCAAAAACATATCCAACGTCTCAATATGCCGATGATGCATTGTATGAATTAGGAAATACTTACGTAAATCAAAATCAGAACGAAAAAGGAATTGCAACGTATGATAAGTTAATCAACGGATATAAATCAAGTTCGTATGTAGCAAAAGCCATTTTAAAACAAGGTTTAATTTACTATAACTCAAGCAAAGAAGATTTAGCTTTAACGAAATTCAAAAAGGTTGTAGCGGAATATCCAAACTCGCCAGAATCTATTGAGGCGGTTTCAACAGCGCGTTTAATTTATGTAGATAAAGGTCAAGTGGATGATTATGCAGCTTGGGTGAAAACTTTATCATTTGTAGAAGTTTCAGATGCAGATTTGGATAATGATACTTATGAATCTGCCGAAAAACAATATTTACAAAACAATACCAAACAAGCTATTTCAGGATTCTCAAGTTATGTGAGCAAGTTTCCAAACGGATTGCATGCATTGAAGGCGAATTTCTATTTAGCGCAATTGTATTTTGCAGATAATTTAGAAGCTAATTCAGTGAAACATTATGAGTTTGTAGTTTCAAAACCAAGAAATGAATTTACGGAGCAAGCGCTAGCTCGTTTGTGTCAAGTGCATTTGAAAGCTAAGAATTACGATAGCGCTCTTCCCGTTTTAAAACGATTAGAAACTGAAGCAGATTTCCCGCAAAATATCACGTATGCGCAATCTAATTTGATGAAATCGTATTACGAAAAACAAGATTTTACTAATGCCGTTGTGTATGCAGATAAAGTGTTGAAAAACGACAAAATCGATGACAGAATTAAAAGTGATGCGCAAATTATCGTAGCGCGTTCGGCAATAAAAACAAACGATGAAGCTAAAGCAAAAGAGGCGTATGCTAAATTGCAAAAAATTGCAAAAGGTGAATTAGCTGCAGAAGCTTTGTATTACGATGCGTATTTCAAAAACAAAGAAGGCAAGTTTGAACCTTCGAATGTTGTAGTGCAGAAAATCGCTAAAGATTACTCAGGGTATAAATATTATGGAGCGAAGAGTTTGGTAATTATGGCGAAAAACTTCTACGGATTAAAAGATAGTTTCCAAGCGACTTACATTTTAGAAAGTGTAATTGAAAACTTCAAAGAATATACAGATGTAATTGAAGAAGCGCAAAAAGAATTGGATTTCATCAAAGGAGAAGAAGCAAAACGTAATTCATCAATCACAAATTAATAAAAATTAGATAATTGTCATACTGCCCCGAAGTTTCGGGATTGTTTCAGTATCTCATTTAAAAAAATAGAACATGAAGAAATTAAATATAATCGCCTTAGTTGTAGTCGTATTCGGTATCCAATTTTCTTTTGCTCAAGTAAAAGATGAAAATATTGGTTCAGAAGTGGTAAATATCGTAAAACCTTATACGCCCACTATTTCAGATGCTTTCAAAGTAAAAGAAACACCTGTTTTGGAAGATGAAGAAGAACAAAAAAAGTTGCCAATTCAGTACAATATTTTCTCATTTCCGGTAGCATCAACATTTACACCAGCAAAAGGAAAAGCAGCAGGAGTAGATAAAATCGAAAAAGAAAAATTATACAACAATTACGCAACTTTAGGTTTTGGAAATTATCCAACTATCAATGCTGAATTGTTTATTACACAAAATTTAAGCCGAAGCAATTATGTGGGCGGAATGTTACGTCATTTATCGTCTCAAGGCGGAATCAAAGATTTGGTTTTAGATGATAAATTCTACAACACCAGTTTAGATGTTACGTACGGAGTTCGCGAACGCGATATGAGTTGGAATGTTGATTTAGGAGTGAAAAATCAAATTTATAATTGGTACGGTTTACCTACAGAATCAATTGTTTTTGATGATGCTACAATTGCAGGAATCGATTCAAAACAAACGTATAATACGATTGCACTTGGCGGAAAAATGAGTTTCAAAGACGGAATCTTTAATGATGCTAGCATGCAATTCAAACGTTTTTCTGATGGATTGGATTCGGGAGAAAATCGCTTTTTTATTAAGCCAAATTTCGATTTCGATGTAATGAATCAAAAAATAAAAGCTGATTTCGTAGTGGATTATGTGGGAGGAAGTTTTGAGAGAATGTACGATGTAGATTCGGAATTAAAATACAGCACTATTATTGCAGGAACAAAACCAAGTATTTTGTACCAACAAGATGATTTATCAGTTCAAATTGGAGCTGGAGTGTATTATGCAACTGCAAAAATCAATGGCGAAAGCGACGGGAAAATTTTTATTTATCCAAACATCAAAGCGTCTTATAAATTAGTAGGTGATATTCTTGTTGCTTATGCAGGAGCTGAAGGTGATTTAGAGCAAAATTCGTATGCTGATTTCGTAGATCAAAATCCGTTTGTGTCGCCAACGTTATTTATTGCGCCAACGGATAATAAATTTGATTTGTATGTTGGTATGAAAGGAAAATTAGCCAATTCTGTAGCCTTCAATGTTAGAGCTTCGAATAAAAATCAAGCAGATAGAGCATTATTTGTTAGCAATGGTTTTGATGAAACAGGAACGAATACAAACGGTTATGCTTATGGAAATTCATTTGCAGTGGTGTATGACGATTTAAACACGCTAAGCATTTTCGGAGAATTGAAAGCTGATTTTTCTAAAAACGTAACTTTCGGAATCAACGGAACCTACAATAATTACTCAACCGATTCGCAAGCGGAAGCATGGAATTTACCACAATTAAAAATTGGTTCAACCGTAGATTTTGATATCAATGAAAAATGGTATGCAGGAGCCAATGTGTTTTTTGTAGGCGAAAGAAAAGATTTAGTTTCAATTCAAGATGATGTGTTGGTTTTTCCAGCTACTTTTTCACAACAAGTGGTCACATTAGATAGCTATTTCGATTTGAATGCACACGTGGGTTATAAGTACAATGCAAAATTAACTGCTTTCTTAAAAGGAAACAACTTAGCCAATCAACAATATAATCGCTGGGCTAATTTTCCAGTACAAGGAATTCAGGTGTTGTTAGGTGCAAATTATAAATTCGATTTCTAAAACTTCAATATTCAACATTCATAGTTCCAAGTTAAAAATGTTGAATATTCAATTTTGAACAATGAATTTTGAAGTTTACTAAAGTGATTTTATAAGTTTTTTCAATACTATATTCGTGAATAAATATCTCTTTCTTATTGTTTGTTTTAGTTTTTTGAATTGTAAGAATTCGGAAAATAAAATTGTGAATACTGCTGAGATAAAATTTAATAATTTGAATTTCTTTGATTTTGATAATGTTGAACATTATTCTAAAAATATAAAAGATGACGATATTTTGCACGAAATGCAAAGATTAGATGGTATTGATAAGCATTCTGAAGAATAT
Proteins encoded in this region:
- a CDS encoding glycosyltransferase family 2 protein, which produces MIDNYLVSIFIPVYNGEKYLNETIQSVLHQTYSNIELLLVDDSSLDNSYQILKDFALKDNRIKVFKKENGQIVAKSFNFILPHLNGEYFYYSSQDDLFSSDLIENMVKRQNETFADTVLPDLEYYFENKKVNKKIIGLNLDRSVILSGEQALIESLNWNIHGFALFKKSLMNSEFFPEDAFDSDEFITRKLFSKSNKVVFSSGTFFYRQDNLKAITKIFSKKNFYVLNTLEKLYHLLKENKIDKKYVYETQFNFLRVYMKLASIYSFYNFKTETDKTEIKLFLSSFKKTNFNTNFYSENIIYAVKNAKVKFILFLMIFRIPLLFNIVLNLYSKKYKKQFQ
- a CDS encoding cell division ATP-binding protein FtsE gives rise to the protein MSQSVLSLKNVTIYQEKNPVLTDVNIEVKHGEFLYLIGRTGSGKSSFLKTLYADLALIEGEGSVVDYDLNTLKENDIPYLRRKLGVVFQDFKLLSDRNVKENLLFVLKATGWTAKEEMDVKIEEVLDKVGMKGFASKMPHQLSGGEQQRIGIARALLNDPELILADEPTGNLDPQTSVEIMEVLRKINANGKTILMATHDYALVLKYPSKTLKFEGGKMFEVVQRTV
- a CDS encoding tetratricopeptide repeat protein, translated to MIKYLKLSFLVVFFSGTLLAQQSFVYTHELTEFNRAVELYKDKQYQAAQILFDKVKSKTDNMEVESDCAYYFANCAIRLDQIGADVLVESFVEDYPTSTKTNQAYIEVAHYYFDQGNYPKSLEWFDKADSNNMSQAEREKYNFQKGYAYFTAKNTKEATKYFNQVVNSKTFGSQAKYYLGYMSYETDDYKSANQYFDQVSDQEKYKEKMGYFQADMNFKLGNFQKAIDLGLEQLPKSKGEERSELSKIIGESYFNLKQYDKALPHLLAYNGKKGKWTNTDFYQLGYTYYQQKDYENAISQFNKIIDGNDGVAQNAYYHLAESYLKTDKKQQALNAFKTASEMEFDLKIQEDAYLNYTKLSYEIGNPYKSVPEIMNAYLDKYPNSPYKSEINNLLISSYITSKNYKEALSLLEKNKSPENKLAYQKVTFYRGLELYTDGDYKGAYALFKKTLAENKDAKFTARATFWKAETEYNLDQFEEAKLSFKQFLNSSEASNTPEYANANYNLAYSYFKLKEYENAIQYFDSFTKSIKDDKIRLTDAYLRLGDCNFMAAKYWPAMDAYNKAIDMKSVDADYAAFQKGISYGFVSKPDRKIEDLEKFAKTYPTSQYADDALYELGNTYVNQNQNEKGIATYDKLINGYKSSSYVAKAILKQGLIYYNSSKEDLALTKFKKVVAEYPNSPESIEAVSTARLIYVDKGQVDDYAAWVKTLSFVEVSDADLDNDTYESAEKQYLQNNTKQAISGFSSYVSKFPNGLHALKANFYLAQLYFADNLEANSVKHYEFVVSKPRNEFTEQALARLCQVHLKAKNYDSALPVLKRLETEADFPQNITYAQSNLMKSYYEKQDFTNAVVYADKVLKNDKIDDRIKSDAQIIVARSAIKTNDEAKAKEAYAKLQKIAKGELAAEALYYDAYFKNKEGKFEPSNVVVQKIAKDYSGYKYYGAKSLVIMAKNFYGLKDSFQATYILESVIENFKEYTDVIEEAQKELDFIKGEEAKRNSSITN
- a CDS encoding TonB-dependent receptor produces the protein MKKLNIIALVVVVFGIQFSFAQVKDENIGSEVVNIVKPYTPTISDAFKVKETPVLEDEEEQKKLPIQYNIFSFPVASTFTPAKGKAAGVDKIEKEKLYNNYATLGFGNYPTINAELFITQNLSRSNYVGGMLRHLSSQGGIKDLVLDDKFYNTSLDVTYGVRERDMSWNVDLGVKNQIYNWYGLPTESIVFDDATIAGIDSKQTYNTIALGGKMSFKDGIFNDASMQFKRFSDGLDSGENRFFIKPNFDFDVMNQKIKADFVVDYVGGSFERMYDVDSELKYSTIIAGTKPSILYQQDDLSVQIGAGVYYATAKINGESDGKIFIYPNIKASYKLVGDILVAYAGAEGDLEQNSYADFVDQNPFVSPTLFIAPTDNKFDLYVGMKGKLANSVAFNVRASNKNQADRALFVSNGFDETGTNTNGYAYGNSFAVVYDDLNTLSIFGELKADFSKNVTFGINGTYNNYSTDSQAEAWNLPQLKIGSTVDFDINEKWYAGANVFFVGERKDLVSIQDDVLVFPATFSQQVVTLDSYFDLNAHVGYKYNAKLTAFLKGNNLANQQYNRWANFPVQGIQVLLGANYKFDF
- a CDS encoding glycosyltransferase produces the protein MIEQSKKYKIAIVAYNLDSGGLAKVIENVFLLFKVISFFNVELLLLDDIKSSNLDGKVVYFGDLANIKSSFYNKINKYIQFNKYIKKQNFDFIIDLRYRINPLTELLIVKLIYPKTKLIYNVHSSKLETYLPNNTFLTNYLYGKAYKTVCGAKENEKLVIQKHHFKNTITIYNPIDFEDIKVKKEESIDFNFEYILAVGRFVELKQFYELIISYANSILPQNQVKLVLVGEGEELLRCKELVLSLNLNENVVFVGFSNNPYKYMQNAKFLVLCSKCEGFGLVLAEALACITPVISFDLVSGPNEIIEHRKNGLLVENQNFEKLTEAINILFLDKELYTTCKINALESVQKFSFEEIKKEWLNLLQIQE
- a CDS encoding FdtA/QdtA family cupin domain-containing protein, translating into MKAKIINIPKIEDPRGNLSVIEKEVVPFKIKRVYYLYDVPAGAERGGHAHKKLQQFLVALAGSFDVVLNDGKNKQTITLNKPFEGLLITNGIWRELKNFSSGAVCLVVASDVFEEEDYIRDFEEFLAISTN
- a CDS encoding glycosyltransferase family 4 protein; protein product: MKILIINNFNSENRLGGVEHYLYELIQYAEKNNSNLTFKWFGKEKIKTNWIEKFYHKKITAEIIQEIKAFKPDIIHCFSIGAPVTPQFMEYAKLKGIPIVYSFRDYYYICPKNYMLNDKNEVLLKHESALECILHHQPKRNILFDTLLHFKQSYHKSIIKKHIDYYLTPSENLTQFIAKHFQKEGQTLANPILIEPKRNSNSEENYILFVGRLVPEKGVLTLLKAFQNISKQFPNEQLWIVGEGNQLEELQNFTMYNNLKNVSFLGNKSREELQVIYTNSKFSVIPSEYLEAYGNVIIESLSFGKTIIISDLVGIKNEIEQNCVGLTYPFKNQKALEEKMIALLSNPSLKTELENNIQNYLVTKTFAKHFSDLVNVYENLISRNR
- a CDS encoding glycosyltransferase family 2 protein, with the protein product MLSILITIYHYNLLHLVKEIHQQCVDLEIDFEILTQDDASNSIHNLENEKINLLSHCSYVSLKKNVGYRENKNILVSQSRYENLLILDGDCVLPFPNFIKNYVNQIPDYEVVYGGRIHAEKAPSKQQLLRWKYGKFMEDQTVDQRNKNVCRATLFNNTLIKKSVFNRIKFDSSFKKYGHDDTLFSFELQKMNTKIKHIHNPVQHDDIDTNAVYVEKTKNSLDNLHLLYKKQLITKEYSKMVNLVSKLHTFKITYLLAVLYSVFGKFLENQLKGNNPSLFVFNVFRLTYFSKIYIG
- a CDS encoding glycosyltransferase family 2 protein, translated to MQNFPLVSVICLSYNHSPFVEEALDSVMNQTYTNIELIIADDCSTDNSKKVIDNWLKKHPNILFIPNVINLGNTKTFNNAVKHAKGDYFIDLAADDILLPNCIENQIKTFQNSKYKNLGIVYGNLIEIDENGNSIRNYYTEEDHPESGDIYKMVIARTTKICSVSSMIKKSVFEKLNYYDENLAYEDLDLWVRAARVFDFEYIDKVLACKRETPNSLSAHFLFKNNSKTKQLNLSTLKILNNAYQLNKSKKEHQLLLGRIRFEMYKFFKARNFILLFKLFLFGIKVKFKSL